The Aquidulcibacter paucihalophilus genome has a window encoding:
- a CDS encoding DoxX family protein: MSTQTLTPARARLNRSYRNLTLWTLQGWIAMFFIAAGYAKLSEPMDNLVDLMRWPALVAPNMVRGLGVAEIILALLMLAPLVSWKHGRPLLVMAASGLLALEVVMLGIHATGMDLGPALTNLVLIAMTVTVLWKRAREVR; this comes from the coding sequence ATGTCCACCCAGACCCTCACGCCCGCCCGGGCCCGCCTGAACCGGAGCTATCGGAACCTGACCCTCTGGACGCTCCAGGGGTGGATCGCGATGTTCTTCATCGCGGCCGGCTACGCCAAGCTCAGCGAGCCGATGGACAATCTCGTCGACCTGATGCGCTGGCCCGCCCTTGTCGCGCCGAACATGGTCCGCGGCCTGGGCGTCGCCGAGATCATCCTCGCCCTTCTGATGCTGGCCCCGCTGGTCTCCTGGAAACATGGCCGGCCGCTACTGGTCATGGCCGCGAGCGGCCTGCTGGCGCTGGAAGTCGTGATGCTGGGTATCCACGCCACGGGCATGGACCTCGGCCCGGCCCTGACCAACCTGGTCCTGATCGCCATGACCGTCACGGTCCTGTGGAAGCGGGCCCGCGAGGTTCGCTAG
- a CDS encoding DUF2256 domain-containing protein, producing MARKHVNLGSAPDKRDLPQKTCVVCGRPFSWRRKWARDWDQVKVCSDRCRAAGA from the coding sequence ATGGCCCGCAAACACGTCAACCTCGGCAGCGCCCCGGACAAACGCGACCTGCCGCAGAAGACCTGCGTCGTCTGCGGCCGGCCGTTCTCATGGCGCCGCAAATGGGCGCGCGACTGGGATCAGGTGAAGGTCTGTTCCGACCGTTGCCGGGCGGCAGGGGCCTAG